From the Natranaeroarchaeum aerophilus genome, one window contains:
- a CDS encoding RIO1 family regulatory kinase/ATPase domain-containing protein gives MDLRGLVRGTVDWSDLEGVGRELAERADEESVRIEFLEADNWLSTPLVVDEQWFVKIITPQNAFVHAVLTGARNIGAFSSGTAGFFERFDGPVEMGRHELDANERMGEIGLNTPEPVGVFEYQEFGVVVLEYLDDFRSLGDLSPMEKLSYTDELFESLARMHDHGLAHGDLRAENVLVVDGELYFIDATSVREDGMDGARAYDLACALAVLAPAIDAEAAVEHALSHNSVEDLLAAREFLDFVKLRPDHDFDAMQVKGEIEKAADAPRTTTGQ, from the coding sequence ATGGATCTGCGTGGTCTCGTGCGGGGGACGGTCGACTGGTCCGATCTGGAGGGCGTCGGCCGTGAACTCGCTGAACGCGCCGACGAGGAGTCGGTGCGTATCGAGTTTCTGGAGGCGGATAACTGGCTGTCGACGCCGTTGGTCGTCGACGAGCAGTGGTTCGTGAAGATCATCACGCCACAGAATGCGTTCGTCCACGCCGTGCTGACTGGCGCGCGCAACATCGGCGCGTTCTCCAGTGGGACGGCGGGCTTTTTCGAGCGTTTTGACGGGCCCGTTGAGATGGGGCGTCACGAACTCGACGCCAACGAGCGGATGGGCGAGATCGGGCTCAACACACCGGAGCCGGTTGGTGTCTTCGAGTACCAGGAGTTTGGCGTCGTCGTGCTGGAGTATCTCGATGACTTCCGTTCGCTCGGTGATCTCTCGCCGATGGAGAAGCTTTCCTACACCGACGAGCTATTCGAGTCGCTCGCCCGAATGCACGACCACGGGTTGGCACACGGCGACCTGCGAGCCGAGAACGTGCTCGTCGTCGACGGCGAGCTCTACTTCATCGATGCGACCAGCGTGCGCGAGGACGGGATGGACGGCGCACGCGCCTACGATCTGGCCTGCGCGCTGGCAGTCCTCGCGCCAGCGATCGATGCCGAGGCCGCAGTCGAGCACGCGCTTTCGCACAACTCCGTCGAGGACCTGCTTGCCGCCCGGGAGTTCCTCGATTTCGTCAAACTGCGCCCCGATCACGACTTCGACGCCATGCAGGTCAAAGGCGAGATCGAAAAAGCGGCTGACGCACCGCGAACCACGACCGGACAGTAA
- a CDS encoding DUF7123 family protein, with product MTEYTEEERRIVAHLRESASGGEGYFRAKEIAESLGLTAKQVGARLPTLAEKADEVDIEKWGRSRSTTWKVTVS from the coding sequence ATGACCGAGTACACGGAGGAAGAGCGACGTATCGTCGCGCACTTGCGGGAGAGCGCCTCCGGAGGAGAGGGGTATTTTCGAGCGAAGGAGATCGCCGAATCGCTGGGACTGACGGCAAAACAGGTCGGTGCACGGCTTCCCACGCTGGCCGAAAAGGCAGATGAGGTAGATATCGAGAAGTGGGGACGCTCGCGCTCGACGACGTGGAAAGTGACGGTCAGCTAA
- a CDS encoding phosphate signaling complex PhoU family protein encodes METRKVQRLGPSTLAMTLPAEWAAEHDVEKGDEVSLRMSGKGTLTVLSESANTDDSEAIIRADDLDANAVERAIVAQYVLGRRVIRIDQTEGALSSDHINAVYRAETQLMGLGVIEETPESIAIRCSVDPEDFTLDNLLERLESTGSTMRGEAVKALAHGNPDLAQRALNRERQANKIFVLLLRLIFTSYQNPNLARAVGLGDGFPLIGYRSIAKNLELTADNAEDIAEIVMETDDHSLHVDSDTVRRIREFTDDVDELTELAVESAVERDYDKTIEARQRFHEIGDREQEILSDLPEMDNEDLLQVREVLVSLKQTAEHAMRTAEIAANLALNEESEHTTIK; translated from the coding sequence ATGGAAACGCGTAAGGTGCAACGACTCGGACCGTCGACGCTTGCAATGACCCTGCCCGCCGAATGGGCCGCCGAACACGACGTCGAGAAAGGCGACGAGGTGTCCCTGCGAATGAGCGGCAAAGGAACCCTGACAGTGCTCTCGGAGTCGGCAAACACCGACGACTCGGAGGCGATTATCAGGGCCGACGATCTCGATGCGAATGCTGTCGAACGCGCGATCGTGGCCCAGTACGTCCTCGGCCGGCGCGTCATCCGGATCGACCAGACCGAGGGCGCGCTGTCGAGCGACCACATCAACGCGGTCTACCGCGCGGAGACCCAGCTGATGGGCCTTGGCGTGATCGAGGAAACGCCCGAGAGTATCGCGATCCGGTGTTCGGTCGATCCCGAGGATTTCACGCTCGATAACCTGCTGGAACGGCTCGAATCGACGGGCTCGACCATGCGCGGTGAGGCAGTCAAAGCCCTCGCACACGGGAACCCGGATCTCGCTCAGCGCGCGCTGAACCGCGAGCGGCAGGCGAACAAGATCTTCGTTCTCCTCCTGCGGCTGATCTTCACCTCGTATCAGAACCCCAACCTCGCGCGGGCCGTCGGACTCGGCGACGGCTTCCCGCTGATCGGCTACCGGTCGATCGCGAAGAACCTCGAACTGACCGCCGACAACGCCGAGGACATCGCCGAGATCGTTATGGAGACCGACGACCACTCACTGCACGTCGACAGCGATACCGTGCGTCGGATCCGGGAGTTCACCGACGACGTCGACGAGCTTACCGAACTCGCGGTCGAGAGCGCGGTCGAACGCGACTACGACAAGACTATCGAGGCGAGACAGCGCTTCCACGAGATCGGCGACCGCGAACAGGAGATCCTCTCGGATCTGCCCGAGATGGACAACGAGGACCTCCTGCAGGTCCGTGAAGTGCTCGTGAGTCTCAAACAGACGGCCGAACACGCGATGCGCACCGCCGAGATCGCGGCGAATCTCGCGCTCAACGAGGAGTCCGAGCACACGACGATCAAGTAG
- a CDS encoding archaellin/type IV pilin N-terminal domain-containing protein — protein sequence MNAATDQRGQVGVETLIVFIAMILVAAIAATMMITTVSSLQSTAETSSQDSQDQVTNQLLILSATGTVDTSASEPRIDRVRLSVMPAPGASEIDLSGASIEYIGSDGVRNYSYEAAYGNSFEVIASADPDGTAPVLTSRDDRYTIAFDLDAGGRDTTLATGESATLRIVGASGAETTWIVTAPHSLDRADDGDVVEL from the coding sequence GTGAACGCAGCCACCGACCAGCGCGGACAGGTCGGCGTCGAGACGCTGATCGTCTTCATCGCGATGATCCTCGTCGCCGCCATCGCCGCCACCATGATGATCACGACGGTTAGCTCCCTGCAGAGCACCGCGGAGACGAGTAGTCAGGACTCACAGGACCAGGTGACCAACCAGCTCCTGATACTGAGCGCGACCGGGACGGTGGACACGAGCGCGTCTGAGCCACGGATCGACCGGGTTCGGCTAAGCGTGATGCCCGCGCCGGGGGCGAGCGAGATCGATCTGTCGGGGGCTTCGATCGAGTACATCGGGAGCGACGGCGTCCGGAATTATAGCTACGAGGCTGCCTACGGCAACTCCTTCGAGGTGATCGCCTCGGCGGATCCGGATGGGACTGCGCCGGTACTCACCTCCAGAGACGACCGGTACACCATCGCGTTCGATCTCGACGCCGGCGGCCGCGATACCACGCTGGCGACCGGCGAGAGCGCGACACTGCGGATCGTGGGAGCCTCCGGCGCGGAGACCACCTGGATCGTCACTGCGCCCCACTCGCTGGACCGGGCCGACGACGGGGACGTCGTCGAACTCTAA
- a CDS encoding ATP-NAD kinase family protein, with protein sequence MRRIGVVVNPVAGMGGRVGLKGTDGKVVEAIERGAEPRAVDRAVTALDALARHDSSVEAFAAGGVMGADAVREAGFDPVVVTDPAGGVPGETSAEDTHRAVRAFVDREVDLVLFVGGDGTAVDVANALDEADVETPMLGVPAGVKVYSSVFGVTPRDAGRIAATFDRVEDREINDIDEDAYRGGAVETELRAVRPVPVADELQASKQIGGGSVETLAAGFAASVIPGTTYVLGPGSTVGAIKRELGFAGSPLGVDVWRATASEDGPAGELLVTDASEAEILDALGEQNVAVVSPIGGQGFVFGRGNDQISPTVLNRCDVEIVASKAKLDGLDVLRVDTGDEETDEALSGWTKVRVGRFEQRMMQVR encoded by the coding sequence ATGCGTCGTATCGGCGTCGTCGTGAATCCGGTTGCTGGCATGGGCGGACGCGTTGGCCTCAAAGGAACCGACGGGAAAGTCGTGGAGGCGATCGAACGCGGAGCCGAGCCGCGGGCGGTCGATCGGGCAGTCACGGCGCTCGACGCGCTCGCACGTCACGACTCATCGGTCGAAGCGTTTGCCGCAGGCGGGGTGATGGGAGCCGACGCCGTGCGCGAGGCAGGGTTCGATCCCGTCGTGGTGACCGATCCGGCGGGGGGCGTACCCGGAGAGACGAGCGCCGAAGACACCCACAGAGCGGTTCGGGCGTTCGTCGACCGCGAGGTCGACCTCGTGCTGTTCGTCGGCGGCGACGGTACTGCGGTCGACGTGGCGAACGCCCTCGATGAGGCGGACGTCGAGACGCCCATGCTCGGCGTCCCCGCGGGCGTCAAGGTCTACTCGTCGGTGTTCGGCGTGACACCGCGGGACGCGGGGCGAATCGCGGCGACGTTCGACCGTGTCGAGGACCGAGAAATAAACGACATCGACGAGGACGCCTATCGGGGCGGTGCGGTCGAGACGGAGTTACGCGCTGTGCGACCCGTGCCAGTCGCCGACGAGCTACAGGCAAGCAAACAGATCGGCGGGGGCAGCGTCGAAACACTTGCAGCCGGGTTCGCGGCGTCAGTTATACCGGGCACGACCTACGTCCTCGGCCCTGGAAGTACGGTCGGCGCGATCAAGCGGGAACTGGGTTTTGCGGGATCCCCACTTGGCGTCGATGTCTGGCGGGCAACGGCGTCCGAGGATGGGCCTGCAGGGGAGTTGCTGGTTACGGATGCAAGCGAAGCCGAGATCCTCGACGCGCTGGGCGAGCAAAACGTTGCTGTCGTCTCGCCGATTGGCGGGCAGGGGTTCGTGTTCGGTCGTGGCAACGATCAGATCTCCCCCACCGTACTCAACCGGTGTGACGTGGAGATCGTGGCCTCAAAGGCAAAGCTGGACGGGCTGGACGTACTCCGTGTCGATACGGGCGACGAGGAGACGGACGAAGCCCTCAGTGGGTGGACGAAAGTCCGTGTGGGACGGTTCGAACAGCGGATGATGCAGGTTCGCTAG
- a CDS encoding DUF7342 family protein: protein MTEDESNSEGLMERQTTGEDRVRMVARQLSEPQTANWIASEAGWSHEPTKRVLERLVEDGILHRDDGGTHTTYYPDYRRQAMQEAMRLRDSGHTVEELTDRLATMKAQIRDWEDEFGIESPNQLRGTLADESLDGDEEDRRREIAREWDHLQRRIQIVGFAIREWDFLAPTTEPAEASS, encoded by the coding sequence GAAGATGAATCGAACTCCGAGGGCCTGATGGAACGCCAGACCACAGGTGAAGACCGCGTGCGGATGGTTGCTCGGCAGCTGTCGGAGCCACAGACGGCTAACTGGATCGCCTCCGAAGCGGGCTGGTCACACGAACCAACCAAGCGCGTCCTTGAGCGACTCGTCGAGGACGGCATCCTCCACCGTGACGACGGCGGTACTCACACGACATACTACCCTGATTACCGTCGCCAGGCAATGCAGGAGGCGATGCGTCTTCGAGACAGTGGACACACTGTCGAGGAGCTTACGGACCGGCTCGCCACTATGAAGGCGCAGATTCGCGACTGGGAGGACGAATTCGGCATTGAATCACCAAATCAGCTTCGTGGGACGCTCGCTGACGAATCTCTTGATGGCGACGAGGAAGATCGTCGTCGTGAGATCGCCCGCGAGTGGGACCACCTCCAGCGCCGCATCCAAATCGTTGGGTTCGCCATACGCGAATGGGATTTTCTGGCCCCAACGACAGAACCTGCTGAGGCCAGCAGCTAA
- a CDS encoding YihY/virulence factor BrkB family protein: protein MDAQATARLVIDRVSEDNVTFLAASIAYYAFFSIVPLLLLTLSIGSLVGGEAFAERIVAVVEQHLSSSGEELVSDAVGNPQGRAGASIVGLLGLTWSAIKVIRAVDMAFDRIYEPDVMTTLPRQIRNGLTVLLLVGLGVVVMVGVGALIRRPTVVDLPFIDVFGWLALILGLMVVFLPLYYVMPPTGMTVRRALPGTVVAAVGWIGLQIGFQIYTAYAANFEAYGLLGGVLLFLTWLYFGAILILLGAVVNAVLSEEATPTVGTESAAVAE from the coding sequence ATGGACGCGCAGGCGACCGCACGCCTCGTGATCGATCGTGTGAGCGAGGACAACGTCACGTTTCTGGCCGCCAGTATCGCCTACTACGCCTTCTTTTCGATCGTCCCGTTACTACTGTTGACGCTGTCGATCGGTTCACTCGTCGGCGGCGAGGCCTTCGCCGAGCGGATCGTCGCGGTGGTCGAGCAGCACCTCTCCTCGTCGGGCGAAGAACTCGTCAGCGACGCCGTTGGGAACCCACAGGGTCGGGCAGGGGCGTCGATCGTCGGCCTGCTCGGGCTGACCTGGTCGGCGATCAAGGTGATCCGCGCGGTCGATATGGCGTTCGACCGGATCTACGAACCGGATGTGATGACCACCCTGCCGCGCCAGATCCGGAACGGGCTAACAGTCCTCCTGCTGGTCGGGCTGGGGGTCGTCGTCATGGTCGGCGTGGGGGCGCTCATCCGTCGACCGACTGTCGTCGACCTTCCCTTCATCGACGTATTCGGCTGGCTCGCCCTGATACTCGGCCTGATGGTCGTGTTTCTGCCGCTGTACTACGTGATGCCGCCCACGGGGATGACCGTCCGGCGGGCACTGCCCGGCACTGTCGTGGCTGCCGTCGGCTGGATCGGCCTGCAGATCGGTTTCCAGATCTACACTGCCTACGCCGCGAACTTCGAGGCGTACGGGCTACTCGGCGGTGTCTTGCTCTTCCTGACGTGGCTATATTTCGGCGCGATCCTGATTCTGCTCGGTGCTGTCGTGAACGCCGTCCTCAGCGAGGAGGCGACGCCGACGGTCGGGACGGAGTCCGCGGCGGTCGCCGAGTAA
- a CDS encoding acyl-CoA dehydrogenase family protein yields the protein MDFRIPDEHRMMREAVREVCAAEIEPIAQEIEDEHRFPTEVFDELAALDVMGVPVSEEYGGLGGDQLMYALIVEELGRVSGAVGLSYAAHVSLASKPIEAFGTDEQKERWLRPLAEGEHMGGWALTEPSSGSDASDMDTTAETDTAEQSSASSAPEATQNGDEWVLNGTKQFITNANVAGSILVKAVTDPGAGYDGISTFIVDPGDDGFEVTAVWDKMGLNASPTCEIQLDDVRLPADRLLGKPGEGWTQTKVTLDGGRISIAALSVGLAQGAYEAAKSYATEREQFGQPISKFDAIRNKLVAMDRKIERSRLLTHKAAWMYDQGEDVTKASSLAKLDASETAREVAEEAVQTLGGYGYTTDFAPQRFYRDAKLMEIGEGTSEIQELVIGRELGL from the coding sequence ATGGACTTTCGGATCCCCGACGAACACCGGATGATGCGCGAAGCCGTTCGGGAGGTCTGTGCGGCCGAAATCGAGCCGATCGCCCAGGAGATCGAAGACGAACACCGGTTTCCCACGGAGGTCTTCGACGAACTGGCCGCGCTCGACGTCATGGGCGTCCCGGTGAGCGAGGAGTACGGCGGGCTGGGTGGGGACCAGCTCATGTACGCGCTGATCGTCGAGGAACTGGGTCGGGTGTCGGGCGCGGTCGGACTCTCCTATGCCGCCCACGTCAGCCTTGCCTCGAAGCCCATCGAGGCGTTCGGAACCGACGAACAGAAAGAGCGCTGGCTCCGCCCGCTGGCCGAGGGCGAGCATATGGGCGGCTGGGCGCTGACCGAACCGTCGAGCGGAAGTGACGCCAGCGACATGGACACGACCGCCGAGACGGACACCGCCGAGCAAAGCTCGGCGAGCTCTGCGCCGGAAGCGACGCAGAACGGCGACGAGTGGGTACTGAACGGCACCAAGCAGTTCATCACGAACGCCAACGTCGCGGGGTCGATCCTCGTCAAAGCGGTGACCGATCCCGGCGCGGGCTACGACGGCATCTCGACGTTTATCGTCGATCCCGGCGACGACGGCTTCGAGGTCACCGCCGTGTGGGACAAGATGGGGCTGAACGCTTCCCCGACCTGCGAGATTCAGCTCGACGACGTCCGGCTGCCGGCGGATCGCTTGCTCGGCAAGCCGGGCGAGGGCTGGACGCAGACGAAGGTCACGCTGGATGGCGGGCGCATCTCCATCGCGGCGCTCTCGGTCGGGCTCGCACAGGGGGCATACGAGGCCGCGAAATCGTACGCGACGGAACGCGAGCAGTTCGGCCAGCCCATCTCGAAGTTCGATGCCATCCGGAACAAGCTCGTCGCGATGGACCGGAAGATCGAGCGCTCGCGACTGCTGACCCACAAAGCGGCCTGGATGTACGACCAGGGCGAGGACGTGACGAAGGCGAGTTCGCTGGCGAAACTCGACGCCAGCGAGACGGCTCGCGAAGTCGCGGAGGAAGCCGTCCAGACGCTCGGTGGCTACGGGTACACCACCGACTTCGCGCCCCAGCGGTTCTATCGGGACGCCAAACTGATGGAGATCGGGGAGGGAACGAGCGAGATTCAGGAGCTTGTGATCGGTCGGGAGCTGGGGCTGTAG
- a CDS encoding carbon-nitrogen family hydrolase, giving the protein MKLTLAQIEVEAADIEGNRRRAESAIERAASQGVDLVALPEIFNVGYFAFDVYERYAEPLEGETLTRIADAAADHGIGVIAGSIVEDLGATETASTPAESGLANTTVFFDREGNRQGIYRKRHLFGYDSAEAEFLVPGERDTVVEFEGFDVGMTTCYDLRFPEQFRRLTEAGATLVVVPSAWPYPRVEHWETLSRARAIENQQYVATVNGAGSFDDTTLLGRSTVYDPWGTTLASSDDEPALVTAEIESDVVERVREEFPALRDRRQ; this is encoded by the coding sequence ATGAAACTCACGCTGGCCCAGATCGAGGTGGAGGCTGCGGACATCGAAGGAAACCGCCGTCGTGCCGAAAGCGCCATCGAACGCGCGGCGAGTCAGGGTGTCGATCTCGTAGCCCTGCCCGAGATTTTCAACGTGGGCTACTTCGCGTTCGATGTCTACGAGCGGTACGCCGAGCCGCTGGAGGGTGAGACGCTGACGCGGATCGCCGACGCGGCGGCCGATCACGGGATTGGGGTGATCGCCGGGAGTATCGTCGAAGATCTGGGAGCGACCGAGACGGCATCGACGCCAGCCGAATCCGGACTCGCCAACACGACTGTGTTCTTCGACCGGGAAGGCAATCGGCAGGGAATCTACCGCAAGCGCCACCTCTTTGGCTACGACTCCGCGGAAGCCGAGTTCCTGGTGCCCGGCGAGCGCGACACCGTCGTCGAGTTCGAGGGGTTTGACGTCGGGATGACGACCTGTTATGATCTGCGCTTTCCCGAACAGTTCCGACGGCTCACCGAAGCGGGCGCGACGCTCGTGGTCGTGCCAAGCGCCTGGCCGTACCCGCGGGTGGAACACTGGGAGACGCTCTCACGGGCCCGCGCGATCGAAAACCAGCAGTACGTCGCTACGGTCAACGGTGCGGGCTCCTTCGACGATACGACGCTTCTCGGTCGCTCGACGGTGTATGATCCGTGGGGAACGACGCTCGCGTCCTCGGACGACGAGCCCGCGCTGGTAACCGCGGAGATCGAGTCGGACGTCGTCGAGCGCGTCCGGGAGGAGTTTCCCGCCCTCCGGGATCGACGCCAGTGA
- a CDS encoding DUF7525 family protein — MTTQSAQPTDKGTGYAVLFGVLATISAAVMYVGATSLAPQMVGAAGFAAVLVFGALAILALHVYS, encoded by the coding sequence ATGACTACACAGTCGGCCCAGCCGACGGACAAGGGAACCGGATATGCGGTACTGTTCGGCGTGCTCGCAACGATCAGCGCAGCAGTGATGTACGTCGGAGCGACCTCGCTCGCACCGCAGATGGTCGGGGCTGCCGGGTTCGCCGCGGTGCTCGTCTTCGGCGCGCTGGCGATCCTCGCGCTGCACGTCTACAGCTAG
- a CDS encoding aldehyde dehydrogenase family protein: MTYGHYIDGEWTDGNGSERFESSDPATGDTLAEFHRGTGREVDEAVAAADDAFEEWRALSYVDRAEYLWEIYHELRERTDELGEIVTRECGKEISEGRADVVEAAHMVEWAAGNARHPHGDVVPSEIGSKDAYMRRTPRGVVGCITPWNFPVAIPFWHMAVTLVEGNTVVWKPAEQTPWCGQIIAEMVEESGVPDGVFNMVQGFGDAGATIVDDDRVNTVLFTGSAEVGHGISNQVGGEPGKTAACEMGGKNAIVITEQANLDIAVHSAVMSSFKTTGQRCVSSERLIVHTDVYDEFKERFVALAEDVTVGNPLDESTFMGPLVDAEQIEKFARYNELAREEGATVLVDRAELDADAVPDTDGNWVGPFVYEIEYSPEHRCLREEVFGPHVALIEYEGDIERALEIHNDVPYGLAGAIVSEDYRQLNYYRDRAEVGLAYANLPCIGAEVQLPFGGVKKSGTGSPSAREVIESVTDRTAWTLNNSNEIEMAQGLSADIKTSEE, from the coding sequence ATGACATATGGCCACTACATCGACGGCGAATGGACCGACGGGAACGGATCGGAGAGATTCGAGAGTTCGGATCCCGCAACCGGCGACACCCTCGCCGAGTTCCACCGCGGAACCGGGCGGGAAGTCGACGAGGCCGTCGCCGCTGCAGACGACGCGTTCGAGGAGTGGCGCGCGCTCTCCTACGTCGACCGTGCCGAGTATCTCTGGGAGATCTATCACGAGTTACGCGAGCGAACGGACGAACTCGGCGAAATCGTCACCCGGGAGTGTGGCAAGGAGATCAGCGAGGGCCGAGCAGATGTCGTCGAGGCCGCCCACATGGTCGAGTGGGCGGCGGGCAACGCCCGGCATCCACACGGAGACGTGGTACCGAGCGAGATCGGCTCGAAGGACGCCTATATGCGGCGTACACCACGGGGCGTCGTCGGCTGTATCACGCCGTGGAACTTCCCGGTCGCGATCCCCTTCTGGCATATGGCCGTGACGCTCGTGGAGGGCAACACCGTCGTCTGGAAACCCGCCGAACAGACGCCGTGGTGTGGCCAGATCATCGCGGAGATGGTCGAGGAAAGCGGCGTTCCCGACGGCGTATTCAACATGGTACAGGGCTTTGGGGACGCCGGGGCAACGATCGTCGACGACGACCGCGTGAACACCGTGCTGTTTACCGGATCGGCGGAGGTCGGTCACGGAATTTCGAATCAGGTCGGCGGCGAACCGGGGAAGACGGCTGCCTGCGAGATGGGCGGGAAAAACGCCATCGTGATCACCGAGCAGGCGAACCTCGATATCGCGGTCCACAGCGCTGTCATGTCGAGTTTCAAGACCACCGGGCAGCGCTGTGTCTCCAGCGAACGCCTGATCGTTCATACCGACGTCTATGACGAGTTCAAAGAGCGCTTTGTGGCGCTTGCCGAGGACGTCACTGTCGGGAACCCACTCGACGAATCGACGTTCATGGGGCCACTCGTGGACGCAGAACAGATCGAGAAGTTCGCCCGGTACAACGAGCTGGCCCGGGAGGAGGGCGCGACGGTCCTCGTCGACCGGGCCGAACTGGACGCCGATGCTGTGCCCGACACCGACGGCAACTGGGTCGGCCCGTTCGTCTACGAGATCGAGTACAGCCCCGAGCATCGCTGTCTCCGCGAGGAGGTGTTCGGGCCGCACGTCGCCCTGATCGAGTACGAGGGAGATATCGAGCGCGCACTGGAGATCCACAACGACGTGCCCTACGGACTTGCAGGAGCCATCGTCTCGGAGGACTACCGACAGCTCAACTACTATCGCGACCGGGCGGAGGTCGGGCTTGCGTACGCCAACCTGCCATGTATCGGTGCGGAGGTCCAGCTTCCCTTCGGCGGGGTCAAAAAGTCCGGCACCGGCTCGCCGAGCGCCCGCGAGGTGATCGAATCGGTGACCGATCGGACCGCCTGGACGCTGAACAACAGCAACGAGATCGAGATGGCACAGGGGCTCTCGGCAGACATCAAAACGAGCGAAGAGTAG
- a CDS encoding LEA type 2 family protein: protein MSLGALKAVLLGSKLKIAGVVLVGFVGTVGLAAGLGVIGVPGVADVHNQFGAVDDSTTEIETELIIDNPNPIGISFGDATVAYTVSMNDVELAEGEREGVEVGTGNTTVDLTTEMDNQAIPPWWASHIDRGERSEMVVDADITHDRFSRTASYQYDREVETDLIGEFDSEEPQPVSPDDDSELGLLTEVSDPLFYINETSGEWGDVSEEATPMEIDFVAYNPQPVPLTVTQLEYEITMNDVVVGGGSTEREYVIAPDAEETVETVTVIDNDSLDEWWVTHLENEQTTELEMQFWLTVEVGGETFQVPVEALDHEETIETDIFGNET, encoded by the coding sequence ATGTCACTCGGCGCGCTCAAAGCTGTCTTGCTCGGCAGCAAGCTGAAGATCGCGGGAGTCGTGCTGGTCGGCTTCGTCGGAACAGTCGGACTCGCAGCGGGACTGGGAGTCATCGGTGTCCCCGGAGTTGCGGACGTACACAACCAGTTCGGTGCGGTGGACGACTCGACCACGGAGATCGAAACGGAGCTGATCATCGACAATCCGAACCCGATCGGGATCAGCTTTGGCGACGCGACGGTCGCGTACACCGTCTCGATGAACGATGTCGAACTCGCCGAAGGCGAGCGCGAGGGCGTCGAGGTCGGAACCGGGAACACGACCGTCGATCTGACGACGGAGATGGATAATCAGGCGATTCCTCCGTGGTGGGCCAGCCACATTGACCGTGGCGAGCGAAGCGAGATGGTCGTCGACGCCGATATCACCCACGACCGGTTCAGCCGTACCGCCAGCTACCAGTACGATCGGGAGGTCGAAACTGATCTGATCGGCGAGTTCGACTCCGAGGAACCCCAGCCAGTGAGCCCGGACGACGACTCGGAACTGGGACTGCTCACAGAGGTCTCCGATCCCCTGTTCTATATCAACGAGACGAGCGGTGAATGGGGCGACGTCTCCGAGGAGGCGACGCCGATGGAGATCGATTTTGTCGCGTACAACCCCCAGCCGGTGCCGCTGACCGTCACACAGCTAGAGTACGAGATCACGATGAACGACGTGGTGGTCGGGGGTGGCTCGACCGAGCGCGAGTACGTCATTGCACCCGACGCCGAGGAGACCGTCGAGACAGTCACCGTGATCGACAACGACAGCCTCGACGAGTGGTGGGTGACACATCTGGAGAACGAACAGACCACCGAGCTGGAGATGCAGTTCTGGCTCACCGTCGAGGTGGGTGGGGAGACGTTCCAGGTACCCGTCGAGGCGCTCGATCACGAGGAGACCATCGAGACGGATATCTTCGGCAACGAGACGTAG
- a CDS encoding SRPBCC family protein, whose translation MTVRVERTFELPVPPERVWEFIVDPEQRARSISVVSDFTLDDEDGRKATWTVDLPIPLVNRSASVDTEDVRRDPPEYVKFVGRSKLMRVTGEHEIEATGTGSRLTNRFIVDGRLPGVERYFEANLDDELANLEAAIREDTTTNP comes from the coding sequence ATGACTGTCCGGGTGGAGCGAACGTTCGAGTTGCCCGTGCCGCCGGAACGCGTCTGGGAGTTCATCGTCGACCCGGAGCAACGAGCCCGCTCGATAAGCGTCGTCTCCGATTTTACCCTCGACGACGAGGATGGCCGGAAAGCGACGTGGACGGTCGACCTGCCGATCCCGCTCGTCAACAGGAGCGCGAGCGTCGACACGGAAGACGTCCGCCGTGATCCCCCCGAGTACGTGAAGTTCGTCGGTCGCTCGAAACTCATGCGGGTCACCGGCGAACACGAAATCGAAGCGACCGGGACGGGAAGTCGGCTCACCAATCGATTCATCGTGGACGGTCGGCTCCCGGGTGTCGAGCGCTACTTCGAGGCGAACCTCGACGACGAACTCGCCAATCTGGAAGCGGCGATCCGGGAGGATACAACAACGAACCCATGA